The following proteins come from a genomic window of Archocentrus centrarchus isolate MPI-CPG fArcCen1 chromosome 3, fArcCen1, whole genome shotgun sequence:
- the map1aa gene encoding microtubule-associated protein 1A isoform X1 — MLIVIGEISTSHHLEAARKQITQGLRSWNVDLDVFDLNKELQLFEARHTAQFSSQVKGQRILQYQSDVLETVVLVNPSQETAVSETRSLITASAGNKLLILSGQSSEQGGDILLQSGAFTWQHFSDIISSPQVIEVLSRASSEQPSKLTVSCQGDGGWSSLGQSQEQQPLQNLLEYRLNPEPHLPDMDGVTEFTEYVAETVDVPSPFDLLEAPTSGGFLKLSKPCCYIFPGGRGDSALFAVNGFNILVDGGSERKSCFWKLVRHLDRIDSVLLTHIGADNLPGINGLFQRKIAEQEEERNQDSGSSSNGDWVKNLISPELGIVFFNVPEKLRMPESTLKVKRSIEEASLTLQYLTKLGITPEPLHRVVSNTIEPITLFHKLGVGKLDMYVLNPVKESKEMQFLMQKWAGNSKAKTGIMMPNGKEGEISVPYLTSVTALIVWIPHRPTEKIVRVLFPGNAPQNKIFEGLEKLKHLDFLRYPVATQKDISSGPPPPIIKQTKIRSRTDSKESLKSSPKPHSKTTKKEVSGLEEESKSETSKENKVDKKEEKKPKSESLKATKQQKNSEVAPGVQKTEKKKISKEKTVKQEKASKMDEKKDKEKKEIKKEKREVKKDENIRKEEKKSKAKEDKKKDPSKPELRKITKPDLKPLTPEVRKTLHKAKTQAKPKSDKNKAVKEEANEKKPVPKNVPEEVNAAALADRSIVSSPEDLTEDFEALKQEELSKHKTKSIQNDVMPELSVHTDAKVSSSVFPDEKTTAPTAEIKSVSPKSPIKQEVLAPTQGKNDGNDGFNKKYEEEKMEKYDEYSTKDRSKKSDSSEEEGDVIEKAELEGTEDDEVLKYKTEEVKKEKSKEWDTKPFEQKPLPTAASGQAVAASASEQFSFIQDETIPGYSETEQTISDEEIHEDTEDRIPQLRYDVGSYDISVPDVPGTFESMHGIKEMKSSTLSDVADVKPKAFLGGPEPELAPYPTIIAAPLAEEEHISSATSITEYDKLSSFATSVAEDQSIASVTAPQTEETGRNSLLLDTINSVPSRAEAAQGKDYLHSAGTISPTSSLEDDKCFKSPSSDEYQPIIPEMEGDVNIQSVQDEEDEDEDEDEDQTPNVDIPLGKLQEGYEHAASLMLQEKEKSPSSTFSPPPFSTTQYSPTQGVKENLFATEGFKTGVEIKPVSPPPPSFSPGLESHSRQESEERCLSPDDSTMKLASPTQSVPTSSGYSPTEEKPFKTEDKDEAVTSMKTDIQKTEKSVTISDNTSFIGVSGDKTMFEASEESDEDEDDYYAKKDLQPTVKAKLMEAKEGCFLDDDFSFMAKSAETEKEVESLDKTAVAFSTKEKPKSQVMFSDEDENDDDFPSRAGSKPLSTDQHKAEIAKDSTEKTDVTIKEPEKSVQFNLYEFPEKEGKVKASYVRQDTPYVHGKTFSYSDIYDSKTSSVDSDFYRQESIDKTEKDIAKGDVDLLKHEPPFPVTDMDKMSEKEGFTVSYGKESSTSWFESKSTPATAPFEKEVKKKETFEHSESSRFPSVADRPEAWTTSLSSEKDLKSQTDSEKPSAHSPTTASGIDKLAASGYNEKGACLEIDMRKLTARDEEDYDDEIVYDDEEDEDEEEEEEEDEGAIDSDMEKGAKEKSEKEVKSPVSEMLGSSRPEFMVSMAGYGYSSQGQPDIKESNSSSLTMVEDRAKTDSSSISGKPVDLGAAGFSSYSSGLEYSCGSDEKESFLSGQSADKGREDFTLKSADDSYYQNDRADPDFEKQKTPDLLSKRSLDTSFQYTTTAAPGFSSSSAYSYSSSTSGSLSTSRQFGEELETPASAEPLFEYSSFKEEHSPVTESPFSSSAVAKDDYLEVSEKQIMATTTAESTSSLARFSPLSPFEEVKSFPSLSSTTLSDDKKEHMTSLGRVTDKVSQPDCFSKPGWPEGSQLDTAVGFGASAAGLFSQLPEFSKDKEAASAALFGVTSSPRPDTEGKHYFEETESSEEEDEEAYMREMTRRSPSSGLASSLSFSDKPVAPLVTEKTGGALPDVLGSYIPSTLQTGSPDTANGPTEVSTSSTLPPGAAASGAASGPAKLESQEGATGYVRSSYEWEIPKPQMGMVPGDSPPHYRHDDEFEEECEMEPEHPARPLSLSSADQPFRSPFYAEECSRGGQDDDDDDDSDQDAPIGATSSYTSRTSPGYSSSEYRQRKEDLSPSFINPCMRQLSSDEDDEVQGRRSDQSQEGDEHDLSVKRRAHKQPHQHHSQSRDSSSLHQIGGMSAGLGLATEDTPPTSVSESLASQSDSDAPPGTEEYPSVTGEGNMDSDEDADYMPVDKTATGGGSHQFTSRSHDPPPAPLMDPSPHPPRPDVCMVDPDSLDNGSLKKEPKTKSLKKTAGKTKSGSPARRKRSPMPVKQTQSPRSASLKKKEADKSSRMSRLSDGQGSKDDDLSRSSYNPGKGLTNGVKSSSGSQKSGSVAAPGQPIYVDLTYIPNHCSAKNVDQEFFKRIRSAYYVVSGNDAASGEPSRGVLDALLDGKAQWGSNLQVTLIPTHDTEVTREWYQQTHERQQELNIMVLASSSTVVMQDESFPACKIEF; from the exons GCCAGCGAATTCTCCAGTATCAGAGTGATGTCCTCGAGACGGTTGTGTTGGTGAACCCATCACAGGAGACCGCTGTTTCAGAG ACTCGCTCACTGATCACTGCCTCTGCTGGGAATAAGTTGCTGATCCTGAGCGGCCAGAGCTCTGAGCAAGGAGGTGACATCCTACTGCAAAGTGGAGCCTTCACGTGGCAACATTTCTCCGACATCATCTCCAGCCCTCAA GTGATTGAAGTCCTATCCAGGGCCTCTTCTGAGCAGCCATCGAAGCTTACCGTTTCCTGTCAGGGAGACGGGGGCTGGAGCTCCCTGGGCCAAAGCCAGGAGCAGCAGCCACTCCAAAATCTTCTGGAATACCGTCTGAACCCCGAACCTCACCTCCCCGACATGGACGGAGTCACAGAGTTTACGGAGTATGTTGCAGAGACGGTGGATGTGCCGTCGCCCTTTGACCTTCTGGAGGCCCCAACCTCTGGTGGATTTCTGAAGCTGTCCAAACCCTGCTGCTACATCTTCCCTGGAGGTCGGGGAGACTCTGCTCTATTTGCCGTCAATGGATTCAACATCCTGGTGGACGGAGGGTCTGAGCGGAAGTCCTGCTTCTGGAAGCTGGTCCGGCACCTGGACAGAATCGACTCTGTTCTGCTCACCCATATTGGAGCAGATAACCTCCCTGGCATCAATGGGCTGTTTCAGCGAAAGATTGCTgagcaggaggaagagaggaaccAAGATTCTGGCTCAAGCAGCAATGGTGACTGGGTGAAGAACCTTATCTCCCCTGAGCTCGGGATTGTGTTCTTCAATGTCCCAGAAAAGCTGCGTATGCCTGAGTCCACTCTTAAGGTAAAGCGAAGTATTGAAGAAGCATCTTTGACATTGCAGTACCTCACCAAGCTCGGTATCACACCAGAGCCTCTTCACAGAGTAGTAAGCAACACCATTGAACCTATCACGCTGTTCCACAAGCTCGGCGTGGGAAAGTTAGACATGTATGTTCTAAACCCTGttaaagaaagcaaagagaTGCAGTTTCTAATGCAAAAATGGGCTGGAAACAGCAAAGCCAAGACGGGGATCATGATGCCGAATGGTAAAGAAGGAGAAATATCTGTCCCCTATTTAACATCAGTCACTGCACTCATTGTGTGGATTCCACATCGTCCAACAGAAAAGATAGTTCGGGTGCTCTTCCCAGGAAATGCACCacagaataaaatatttgaagGCCTtgagaaactgaaacacctggacTTCCTGCGATACCCAGTGGCTACCCAAAAAGACATATCATCCGGTCCACCACCTCCCATCatcaaacaaactaaaataagaTCAAGAACTGATAGCAAAGAGAGTCTGAAATCTTCACCCAAGCCACATTCTAAAACCACTAAGAAAGAAGTCAGTGGGCTAGAGGAAGAGTCAAAGAGTGAAACcagtaaagaaaataaagttgataagaaagaagagaagaaacccAAAAGTGAAAGTCTAAAAGCCACCAAGCAACAGAAAAACAGTGAAGTTGCCCCTGGAGTTCAGAagactgagaaaaagaaaatatccaagGAAAAAACTGTTAAGCAAGAGAAAGCATCAAAGATGGATGAAAAGAAAGacaaggagaaaaaagaaattaagaaagAGAAACGTGAGGTAAAGAAAGATGAGAACATaagaaaggaggagaaaaaaagtaaagccAAGGAGGACAAAAAGAAAGACCCCAGTAAACCTGAACTGAGAAAAATCACCAAACCAGACCTGAAACCACTGACCCCTGAGGTGAGAAAAACTTTGCACAAAGCCAAGACTCAGGCTAAACCTAAGAGCGACAAAAATAAGGCAGTGAAAGAGGaagcaaatgagaaaaaaccAGTTCCAAAGAACGTCCCTGAAGAGGTTAATGCAGCAGCTCTGGCTGACAGGTCCATTGTGTCTTCACCCGAAGACCTCACAGAGGACTTTGAGGCTCTAAAACAAGAGGAGTTGTCCAAACATAAGACAAAATCTATCCAGAATGATGTAATGCCTGAACTGTCAGTGCACACTGATGCTAAAGTTTCTTCCTCGGTTTTCCCTGATGAAAAAACCACAGCCCCAACCGCTGAGATTAAATCTGTTTCACCCAAATCACCtatcaaacaggaagtgctggCACCTACTCAAGGGAAGAATGATGGCAATGATGGTTTCAATAAGAAGTatgaagaagagaaaatggAGAAATACGATGAATACTCCACCAAGGACAGATCAAAGAAGAGTGacagctcagaggaagagggtgATGTAATTGAGAAAGCTGAGCTCGAAGGAACTGAAGATGATGAGGTCCTCAAGTATAAAACTGAGgaggtgaaaaaagaaaaatcaaaggaGTGGGACACCAAGCCATTTGAGCAAAAACCTTTACCAACTGCAGCGTCTGGACAGGCAGTGGCAGCCTCCGCCTCTGAGCAATTCTCCTTTATACAAGACGAGACCATACCTGGATACTCTGAGACTGAACAGACCATCTCTGATGAGGAGATCCACGAGGATACGGAGGACAGGATTCCACAGCTGCGCTATGATGTGGGCTCTTATGACATCTCTGTTCCTGATGTCCCTGGCACCTTTGAGTCAATGCATGGTATAAAGGAGATGAAGAGCTCCACTCTGTCTGATGTTGCAGATGTCAAACCCAAAGCCTTTTTGGGGGGTCCCGAGCCTGAGCTTGCACCTTACCCCACCATCATTGCTGCTCCTCTTGCTGAAGAGGAGCACATCTCCTCAGCAACATCCATCACAGAATATGACAAACTGTCATCATTTGCCACATCTGTAGCTGAAGACCAGTCCATTGCCTCCGTGACAGCACCTCAGACTGAGGAAACTGGGAGGAACTCTCTCCTGCTGGACACCATCAACAGCGTCCCCTCACGTGCAGAGGCTGCCCAAGGGAAGGACTATCTCCACTCAGCAGGAACCATCTCACCCACATCCTCTCTAGAGGATGACAAATGCTTTAAGTCTCCTTCCTCTGATGAGTACCAGCCCATCATCCCTGAGATGGAGGGTGATGTGAATATCCAGTCAGTCCAggatgaagaagatgaggacGAGGATGAGGACGAGGACCAGACACCAAATGTTGACATCCCTCTGGGTAAACTTCAAGAGGGCTATGAGCATGCAGCCTCCTTGATGCTCCAGGAGAAGGAAAAATCTCCCTCTTCCACTTTTTCTCCTCCCCCCTTCTCTACGACACAGTACTCACCCACACAGGGTGTCAAAGAAAACCTCTTTGCTACAGAGGGATTTAAGACTGGTGTTGAAATAAAGCCTGTATCACCCCCTCCTCCATCATTCTCCCCTGGACTAGAGTCCCACTCCAGGCAGGAGAGTGAAGAAAGATGCTTAAGTCCAGATGACAGCACCATGAAACTTGCCTCACCCACACAGTCTGTGCCCACAAGCAGTGGCTACTCTCCGACAGAGGAGAAGCCCTTTAAGACAGAAGACAAAGACGAGGCAGTGACCAGCATGAAAACCGACATccagaaaacagagaaatctGTCACTATCTCAGACAATACTTCTTTCATTGGTGTGTCAGGTGACAAGACAATGTTTGAAGCATCTGAAGAATctgatgaggatgaggatgattaTTATGCCAAAAAGGATCTACAGCCTACCGTTAAGGCAAAGCTTATGGAGGCAAAAGAGGGTTGCTTCTTGGATGATGACTTTAGTTTTATGGCAAAGTCTGCAGAGACTGAAAAAGAGGTCGAGAGTTTGGACAAAACAGCTGTGGCCTTTAGCACGAAGGAGAAACCAAAATCTCAAGTGATGTTTTCAGATGAGGATGAAAACGATGATGACTTTCCAAGTAGGGCAGGGTCTAAGCCCTTGTCGACTGATCAACACAAAGCAGAGATTGCAAAAGACAGCACAGAAAAAACAGATGTCACTATTAAAGAGCCTGAGAAAAGTGTTCAGTTCAATCTGTATGAGTTTCCTGAGAAGGAGGGCAAAGTAAAGGCCTCATATGTAAGACAAGACACTCCCTATGTACATGGCAAAACATTCTcttacagtgacatttatgaCAGCAAAACAAGCTCAGTGGACTCTGATTTCTATCGTCAGGAGTCCATAGATAAGACGGAGAAAGACATAGCAAAGGGCGATGTGGATCTACTGAAACATGAGCCCCCCTTCCCAGTCACAGACATGGACAAGATGTCAGAAAAGGAGGGATTTACTGTCTCTTATGGAAAAGAGTCCTCCACCTCATGGTTTGAGTCCAAGAGCACTCCAGCTACGGCTCCATTTGAAAAAGAGGTCAAAAAGAAGGAGACTTTTGAACACAGTGAAAGTAGTCGATTCCCTTCAGTGGCTGACAGACCTGAGGCATGGACCACTTCTTTATCATCAGAAAAGGACCTCAAAAGCCAGACTGACAGCGAAAAGCCCTCAGCGCACTCTCCAACGACAGCATCTGGTATAGACAAACTTGCTGCCTCAGGCTACAATGAGAAGGGAGCATGCCTGGAGATTGATATGCGAAAGCTAACGGCGAGAGATGAAGAGGATTATGATGATGAAATTGTttatgatgatgaggaggatgaagatgaagaagaggaggaagaggaggatgaaggtgCTATTGATTCCGATATGGAGAAAGGTGCCAAAGAGAAATCTGAAAAGGAAGTGAAAAGTCCAGTCAGTGAAATGCTTGGCTCAAGCAGGCCTGAATTTATGGTTTCTATGGCTGGATATGGTTATAGCAGTCAGGGGCAGCCAGATATTAAAGAAAGCAACTCTAGCTCACTCACAATGGTTGAAGATAGGGCCAAGACCGATTCCTCATCCATAAGTGGAAAGCCTGTGGATTTAGGAGCTGCAGGTTTCTCTAGCTACTCATCAGGGCTTGAATACTCATGCGGAAGTGATGAGAAAGAGTCGTTTTTATCCGGTCAGAGTGCCGACAAAGGAAGAGAGGACTTCACTTTGAAATCAGCAGATGACAGTTATTACCAGAATGACAGAGCTGATCCTGACTTTGAGAAACAAAAGACACCAGATCTTCTGAGTAAGAGATCGCTGGACACGAGCTTCCAGTACACAACCACTGCTGCTCCTGggttctcctcctcttcagcctacagctactcctcctccacCTCGGGCTCCCTCTCCACCAGCCGCCAGTttggagaggagctggagaCACCCGCCTCTGCTGAGCCTCTCTTTGAGTACTCCTCCTTTAAAGAGGAACACTCGCCTGTTACAGAGTCCCCATTCTCCAGTTCTGCAGTTGCAAAAGATGACTATTTAGAAGTGTCTGAGAAACAAATTATggctacaaccacagctgagtCTACCTCCAGTTTAGCCCGATTCTCACCTCTCAGTCCTTTTGAAGAGGTTAAATCTTTCCCCTCCCTCTCATCCACTACCCTTAGTGATGACAAGAAGGAGCACATGACATCATTAGGTAGAGTAACAGATAAAGTCTCTCAACCTGACTGCTTCTCTAAGCCTGGGTGGCCTGAAGGGTCCCAGCTGGACACAGCTGTTGGGTTTGGGGCCTCAGCAGCAGGATTATTCTCTCAACTTCCAGAGTTCTCCAAGGACAAGGAGGCAGCTAGTGCTGCTCTGTTTGGCGTCACTTCTTCGCCTCGGCCAGACACAGAAGGCAAGCATTACTTTGAGGAGACCGAAAGCAGcgaagaagaggatgaggaagCTTATATGCGTGAGATGACTCGGAGGTCTCCTTCCAGTGGCCTGGCTAGTAGCCTTTCATTTTCTGACAAGCCTGTTGCTCCACTTGTCACTGAAAAGACAGGTGGTGCTCTTCCAGATGTTCTTGGGTCCTACATTCCCTCAACTCTTCAGACCGGCAGCCCGGACACAGCGAATGGCCCCACAGAGGTCAGCACTagctccaccctccctcctggAGCAGCAGCCAGTGGTGCAGCTTCAGGCCCAGCCAAGCTGGAGTCACAAGAGGGAGCAACAGGTTATGTAAGGAGTTCTTATGAGTGGGAAATACCAAAGCCCCAGATGGGAATGGTGCCTGGAGACTCTCCTCCTCATTACCGTCATGATGATGAATTTGAAGAGGAATGTGAGATGGAGCCAGAGCATCCTGCCCGTCCACTTTCACTCTCCTCAGCAGATCAGCCATTCCGGTCACCATTCTACGCAGAGGAGTGCAGCCGGGGAGGGCaggacgatgatgatgatgatgacagtgaTCAGGATGCACCCATAGGAGCCACCTCCTCTTATACCAGCCGCACTTCTCCTGGATATTCATCTTCTGAGTACAGGCAACGCAAAGAAGACCTCTCACCTTCCTTCATCAACCCCTGCATGCGGCAGCTCTCCAGCGATGAGGACGATGAGGTACAAGGCCGCAGAAGTGATCAGTCACAGGAGGGTGATGAGCATGACCTGTCAGTGAAGAGAAGGGCTCACAAACAGCCCCATCAACACCACTCCCAGAGCAGGGACAGCAGCTCTCTGCACCAAATTGGTGGGATGTCAGCAGGGTTGGGTCTAGCTACAGAGGACACTCCACCCACCTCCGTCAGTGAATCTTTGGCCTCTCAGTCAGATTCTGATGCACCACCAGGCACTGAAGAGTACCCTTCAGTTACTGGTGAAGGCAACATGGACTCAGATGAAGACGCTGACTACATGCCAGTTGATAAAACTGCAACAGGAGGAGGCAGCCATCAGTTTACTTCTAGGAGCCAtgatcctcctcctgctcccctCATGGATCCCTCCCCACACCCCCCACGACCAGACGTTTGCATGGTGGATCCTGACTCTTTAGACAATGGCTCCCTTAAGAAAGAGCCAAAAACCAAGAGCTTAAAGAAGACTGCAGGCAAAACCAAATCAGGATCACCAGCTAGGCGCAAGAGGTCCCCCATGCCTGTCAAACAGACCCAGTCTCCTCGTAGTGCCTCACTAAAAAAGAAGGAGGCAGACAAGAGCTCGCGGATGTCTCGTCTTTCAGATGGACAAGGCTCCAAAGATGATGACCTTTCCAGATCAAGCTACAACCCTGGCAAAGGACTGACTAACGGTGTCAAAAGCAGTTCAG GTTCTCAGAAGTCAGGCTCTGTGGCTGCTCCTGGACAACCCATTTATGTGGATTTGACTTACATTCCCAACCACTGCAGTGCCAAGAATGTGGACCAAGAATTTTTCAAACGTATTCGTTCTGCGTACTACGTGGTGAGTGGCAATGATGCAGCGAGTGGGGAACCAAGCCGAGGGGTCCTTGATGCGCTGTTGGATGGCAAAGCTCAGTGGGGATCAAACCTACAG GTGACGCTTATCCCCACCCACGACACTGAGGTGACCCGTGAATGGTACCAGCAGACACATGAGAGGCAGCAGGAGCTCAACATCATGGTCCTAGCCTCTAGCAGCACTGTCGTCATGCAGGACGAGTCTTTCCCAGCCTGCAAGATTGAGTTTTAA